One genomic region from Henningerozyma blattae CBS 6284 chromosome 2, complete genome encodes:
- the RFC2 gene encoding replication factor C subunit 2 (similar to Saccharomyces cerevisiae RFC2 (YJR068W); ancestral locus Anc_1.517): MSSLNKRQKLNDSNSNNTQPWVEKYRPKSLDDVYSQDHTVSVLKKNLQTSNLPHMLFYGPPGTGKTSTILAMTKELYGPNLINSRILELNASDERGINIVRKKIKNFAKLIISKPSKDDLEKYPCPPYKIIILDEADSMTSDAQSALRRTMEKYSNITRFCLICNYVTRIIDPLASRCTKFRFKSLNNDNAIERLKFISKNENLNVENDEINNDFYKNLLQIANGDLRRSITLLQSASNFSLDGPITSARIDELAGIVPDVVITNLVDKISNKNLNEIIEFTNNNIVKLGYSASAVILQLHDYYIINSNSDTKFKNNVSYLLFDIDSKLTNGSNENIQLITLLLNISQLY, translated from the coding sequence ATGTCCAGTTTAAACAAACGTCAGAAATTAAAcgattcaaattcaaataacaCTCAGCCATGGgttgaaaaatatagacCAAAATCTTTAGACGATGTGTACTCCCAAGATCACACTGTCTCTgttcttaaaaaaaatttacaaacaTCTAATTTGCCTCATATGTTATTCTATGGTCCACCAGGTACAGGTAAAACCTCTACAATCTTAGCTATGACAAAGGAATTATATGGCCCAAACttaattaattcaagaATACTTGAATTGAATGCTTCTGATGAACGTGGTATTAATATAGTTCGtaagaaaattaagaattttgcaaaattaattatttcaaagCCAAGTAAAGAcgatttagaaaaatacCCTTGTCCACcttataaaattattatcttaGATGAAGCTGATTCGATGACTTCAGATGCTCAATCTGCATTAAGAAGAACCATGGAAAAATACTCAAATATAACAAGATTTTGTTTGATTTGTAATTATGTCACACGTATCATCGATCCCTTGGCTTCCAGATGTACAAAGTTTAGATTCAAATCtctaaataatgataatgccatcgaaagattaaaatttatttcaaaaaatgaaaatttaaatgtgGAAAATGATGAGATAAATAATGACttttataaaaatctaTTGCAAATCGCAAATGGTGATTTAAGAAGATCAATAACACTTCTACAATCAGCCTCTAATTTCTCATTAGATGGACCAATCACTTCTGCTagaattgatgaattagcAGGGATTGTTCCAGATGTAGTAATAACAAACTTGGTGGATaagatttcaaataaaaacttaaatgaaattatcgAATTtacaaacaataatattgtaaaattaGGCTATTCAGCTTCAGCAGTGATCTTACAATTGCatgattattatattataaattcaaattcagatacaaaattcaaaaataatgtatCGTATTTACTATTTGATAtagattcaaaattaaCTAATGGTTCCAAcgaaaatattcaattgatcactttattattaaatatttctcaactatattaa
- the YAE1 gene encoding Yae1p (similar to Saccharomyces cerevisiae YAE1 (YJR067C); ancestral locus Anc_1.516) produces MSELFDDVWSDSSSFDSSPNSTEQYNDEPTNNTSSTNTQYPPDIRKLRELHSKRGYLDGIVASKETKLQTGFNEGFPTGAALGLHAGRVAGTAQMLAILHPSEQASREILSRAATCLHVSRVLTASHFDPMLDLKTSPEEHPAIKEAQKQVDDLQQTL; encoded by the coding sequence atgtccGAGCTTTTTGATGACGTATGGTCAGATTCATCTTCTTTTGATTCGTCCCCAAACTCAACAGAACAATACAATGATGAACCCACCAACAATACATCCTCTACTAATACCCAATATCCGCCAGATATCCGTAAATTACGTGAATTACACTCTAAAAGAGGTTATTTAGATGGTATTGTTGCATCTAAGGAAACTAAACTACAAACAGGGTTTAACGAAGGATTTCCCACTGGTGCAGCTTTGGGGTTACATGCTGGACGTGTTGCAGGTACTGCTCAAATGCTAGCGATTCTGCATCCTTCTGAACAAGCTAGTCGTGAGATTCTGTCACGTGCTGCAACGTGCTTGCACGTGAGCCGGGTTTTGACAGCAAGCCATTTTGATCCAATGCTAGATCTTAAAACATCGCCAGAAGAACATCCAGCTATAAAAGAGGCTCAGAAACAAGTAGATGATTTACAACAAACTTTGTGA